The genomic stretch ATATAACTACACTGGTTGTCAAAATTGAAGAAATATCAGTCCAGGCTCAGGACGCCCAAGAATCAAAAAAAACAACTATAAAAAATTCGAAACTTACTTACAGGAGGATTAAAAAAACATCGCTGAAAGCGAATATTAGCGCTAAAACAATAAAAAAATATGCTCAAGCAGCTATCTTTTGCTTAGTTCTAATAGCCTTGGTGTTTGCAACTGTAAAACTATTTTCCGGCATTTTAAAAAGAGAGAGGCCTGTAGATAGTCAAGGGACAGTATACAACGATGAAGATTCTTCAACTTCTTCAACAACTAATGATTTAAATCGGGAGAATTTAGATGATGGCACAAGTGAACAAAATACCGATGAGGAGAATATTAATGGTGAATCCAATACAGATACCGGTATGCATGCCGGCGAAGATGGAGTGACTGTTAATTTGCCGACAACTTATAAGGTGAAAAAGGGAGATACTCTTTATAATATAAGCAGGATGTTTTATAATAATCCAAATAAGTATATAATTATAATGGAAGAAAATAATATAAGTGATCCTACCAAGATACAAGTAGGACAAATTTTAATTATACCTGAAATTGATGAGTAAGGTCTAGAGGTCTAAAAACATAAAATCAATAGGGTTTGATAAAAATTTCAAAATCTAATGTAAATACTATTGATTATTTTATAATTTTTTTGTATTATATAGTTAGTCAAAGATAGTCAAAGTCAATACGTGTTTGTATGTTAAATTAATTGCATAGTTGTATATTGGAGTGATGCGGATGGAATATAAGGACTACTATAAAATACTGGGCGTGGATAAAAACGCAAGTCAAAATGAAATAAAGAAGGCATATAGAAAGTTGGCCAAGCAGTATCATCCGGATGCCCATCCGGGCGATAAAAAAGCAGAAGAAAAATTCAAGGAAATAAATGAAGCCTATGAGGTGTTGGGAGATGAAGAAAAACGGAAAAAATATGATACTCTTGGGCAAGGCTTTAATTTTCAGCATGGGTATAATTTTGACCCATCCCAGTTTGGTTTTGGGAAAAATGTAAGGTATGAGTACCGTACAGGGACAAATAATGATTTTAGTGATTTTTTTAATATGTTTTTTGGCGCAGATTCTTTTGATTTAAGCGACATTTTAAGAGGTTTTGGAAAGGGTACGGGCTATTCGAGGCAATACCCCATAGATGGAGATGATATTGAGGCTAACATTACAATAACCCCTGAGGAAGGTTTTAAAGGGCTTGAAAAAAGGATTACGGTAAAAGCAAATGGTACAGAAAAAACCATTTCATTTAGAATTCCTGCAGGAATTAAACAAGGAGAAAAAATAAAGCTTGCAGGCCAGGGGAATCCGGGTATAAATGGGGGGAGAAAAGGAGATTTATATTTAAATGTGAATTTTCAGGCAAGTAAAAAGTTTGAACTGGACGGTATGGACCTTTTGTCAACTATTGATTTATATCCATGGGATGCAGCATTGGGGACAGAAACCTATTTTGAGACGATAGACGGAAAGATTTACGTAAAAATACCCCCAGGAGTACAAAGTGACAGCAAGATAAGGATAAGTGGCCAGGGTTATAGGGACAGAAAAGGTTTAAGAGGCGACTTGTTGCTTAGGGTGAGGATTGTAAACCCTGGTATATTGACCAATGAAGAAAAGGAACTTTATAGGAAACTTAGAGATATTCAACGAAAGAAATAATGGAGTTTGGAGGTATATTAGGAGGTGTATTTTTTATGAATATAGATAAATTTACAGAGAAAGGACAACAAGCTCTTGCGGCTGCCCAGGAAATTGCTTTGAGATATGGACATCAACAGGTTGATGGAGAGCATATTCATCTTGCCCTATTGAATCAGGAAGATGGACTTATACCTAAACTAATTAGTGTAATGGGAGAAAATGCTGCACTGATTACAAATGATGTTCAAAAGGAAGTAGAAAGGATTCCGAAGGTTTTTGGTACTTCGACCTCAAGCCTTTATGCGACCCGAAGGTTCAACGAGATAATTTTGCATGCTGAAGATGAAGCAAAGAAATTTAAAGATGAATATGTTGGTGTAGAACACATATACCTGGCATTGTTGAGAGAAAGGAGTACTCCCTCGGAATATATATTTAAAAGATACAATATTAGTAGGGAGAGGTTTCTTTCTGCTCTTAATAAAGTCAGGAGCAACCAGCGTATTACGTCCAGAAATCCTGAAGAGATGTATGAAGCGTTAAAAAAGTATGGGAGAGAGCTTGTGGAACTGGCCCGAAAAGGCAAATTGGATCCTGTTATTGGAAGAGACGCTGAAATACGGCGTGTTATTAGGATACTTTCAAGAAGAACAAAGAATAATCCAGTGTTAATTGGAGAACCTGGAGTAGGTAAAACTGCTGTGGTTGAAGGGTTGGCACAACGCATTCTAAAGGGAGATGTACCTGAAGGTCTTAAAAATAAGAGAATATTTGCATTAGACATGGGAGCTTTAATTGCCGGGGCTAAGTACAGGGGAGAATTTGAAGAAAGGCTTAAAGCAGTGCTTAATGAAATACAGTCTTCCCAGGGCGAGATTATAATGTTTATAGATGAGCTTCATAATATTGTAGGGGCCGGCAGGACTGAGGGAGCAATGGATGCAGGAAACATTTTAAAGCCTATGCTTGCAAGGGGAGAGCTTCGTTGTATTGGTGCGACCACCCTTGATGAATACCGCAAATACATTGAAAAAGACGCTGCTTTAGAGAGAAGATTTCAACCTGTATTGGTTGATCAACCTTCAGTAGAGGATACAGTATCTATTTTGAGGGGTTTAAAAGAAAGGTTTGAAATACATCATGGAGTAAGGATTGCCGATAGCGCAATAATAGCAGCGTCTGTGTTATCAAATAAGTATATAAGCGACAGGTTTTTGCCTGACAAGGCCATAGATCTTATGGACGAAGCAGCAGCAATGATAAGGACAGAGATTGATAGTATGCCTGCGGAACTTGATGAAATAAGCAGAAAGATTATGCAGCTTGAAATCGAACAGGAGGCTTTAAAAAAAGAAAATGACAGGCAATCTTTAGAAAGACTAAAAAATTTGGAAAAAGAGTTAGCTGAATTAAGGGAAGAAGCAAATGGCATGAAAGCTCAATGGCAAATGGAAAAACAAAATATCGAAAGGATTAAAGAAATAAAGCAACAGATAGAGGATGTAAAGAGACAGATTGAAGAAGCAGAAAGACGTTATGACCTTAACGAATTGGCAGTCTTAAAACATGGGAAGCTTCCCGAGTTACAAAAAAGGTTGGAGGAAGAAAAGAAGAAGCAGGAAGCTTATGGTGAAAAGCAGTTGGTAAAAGAGGAAGTGACTGAAGAAGAAATTGCAGAAATTGTTTCAAAATGGACAGGGATACCTGTAACAAAACTAATGGAAAATGAAAGAGATAAACTCCTTAATCTCGATAAGATTTTGCACAAAAGGGTTGTAGGGCAAGACGATGCTGTAAGCGCAGTATCAGATGCTGTTTTAAGGGCAAGGTCAGGGCTGAAAGATCCGAGAAAACCCATAGGTTCCTTTATATTTCTTGGTCCTACAGGGGTTGGGAAAACTGAATTGGCTAGAGCTTTATCTGAAGCATTGTTTGACACCGAAGAGAGTATGGTTAGAATAGATATGAGTGAATACATGGAAAAGCATGCTGTTGCCAGGCTAATTGGCGCGCCTCCGGGATATGTAGGCTATGAAGAAGGAGGCCAATTGACTGAAGCAGTAAGAAGAAAGCCTTATTGTGTAATCCTCTTTGATGAAATTGAAAAGGCCCACCCTGAAGTATTTAATATTCTTCTTCAATTGTTAGATGACGGAAGGCTTACCGATAGCCAGGGAAGGACTGTAAATTTTAAGAATACGGTGATAATAATGACATCAAATATTGGAAGCCATCATCTTATTCAAGGCGTAAATGACAAGGGAGAAATAAATGAAAATGTAAGGGAATTGGTAATGAATGAACTTAGAATGAAGTTTAAACCCGAATTTCTCAACAGGGTTGATGAAATTGTTATGTTTAAACCCCTTGTAAAAGATGAAGTAATAAAAATTATTGAGCTTTCATTACATGAAATACAAAGAAGGCTTAACCATAAAAATATTAAGCTTTCAATCACAGATAGAACAAAACAATTCATAGCTGATGAAGCTTATTCACCCATTTTTGGTGCAAGGCCAATTAAACGCTATTTGCAGAAACATGTGGAAACTGAAATTGGTAAAATGATTATTAAGGGAACCCTAGAAGAAAATGCTACTGCCATCATAGATGTAGAAGACGGGAAAATTACTATATCTGCGGTATAAGTCAGCATGCTGTATATGGTTAGTTTTGTACAAAAACATGCTAATTATGTATATTCATATTTTGGTATGTAACTATTAATATATATATATATATATATAGTTTATCAAATCATTAATGAATTAATAAACTTCTATTTATAGGAGGTATGAAATATGAACATTCCGAAACCTGATCCTACACCTGGAGATACAACATGGTTTACACATGACCGATTTGGGCTTTTTATTCATTGGGGGCTTTATGCATTACCGGCACGTCACGAATGGGTAAAAAAGCATGAGAAAATGGATACCCAAACTTATGAAAAGTATTTCAAACATTTTGATCCTGACCTTTATGACCCTGAATTATGGGCAAAGGCTGCCAGTAATGCAGGTATGAAGTATTTTGTTGTTACTACAAAGCACCATGAAGGATTCTGTCTCTGGGATTCCAAGCTTACTGATTATAAAGCACCAAATACACCTGCAGGAAAAGACTTGTTAAGACCGATGGTGGAAGCCTTTAGGAAACAGAATATGAAAGTTGGCTTTTATCATTCACTCCTTGATTGGCACCACCCCCATTATACTGTTGATGTATGCCATCCTATGTCTGAAAATGAAGCATACATCGCTGCCGACAAAAACAGGGATTTAAGCAAGTATATTGAATACTTGCATGGACAGGTAAAAGAACTATTAACAGAGTACGGCAAAATTGATATTATGTGGTTCGATTTTTCTATTTCACCATCGGAAAGATTTCCCGGAAAAGGCAAAGAGGTATGGCAAAGCGAAAAGCTGATTGAAATGGTACGTAACTTGCAACCTGGGATACTTATAAATGACCGTCTGCAAATTGACCAGGATATAAAAACCCCTGAGCAGTTTGTTCCCCGTGAATGGGTAAAAGTAAACGGCAAACCGGTTATCTGGGAAGCATGCCATACTTTCAGCGGTTCCTGGGGATATCACAGGGATGAAGAAAGCTGGAAAAGTGTAGACATGCTTGTGAAAATGCTTATAGACACTGTAAGCAAAGGAGGGAACCTGCTCCTTAATGTTGGGCCTACGGGAAGAGGTGAGTTTGATGAGAGGGCCTTGGACCGACTGGCAGGCATGGGAGAATGGATGAAGAGGCATAACCGCTCAATTTATGGATGTACGCAGGCTCCTAAAGAATTTAAATGCCCGCCTGATTGTAGGTTCACATATAACCCTGAGAAAAATAGGCTTTATCTTCACGTGTTTAGCTGGCCTTTCAAGCATATACACCTGGATGGGATGGCAGAAAAAGTAGAATATGCTCAGCTTCTTAACGATGCATCAGAAATAAAAATGATAACTCAAAGACATGTTTCATCTCATGCTGGAGATTCTGATTCGGGAGAATCGACACTAACCCTTGAAATACCGGTTAAGAAGCCAAATGTAACAGTTCCTGTAATCGAGCTATTCTTAAAATGAGTTACACATACGCGGTAATTTAACTATAGCATAAAAGGGAATATCCGGCATCATAATATCAAAAGAATTATGATGCCGGATATTTTTTTGCTGCAAGTACTTAACAACGCCTGCACTAAAGTACAGGGGCTATAAATTTTAAAATATAAACTACAGATATAAGAATAATTGAAGAAGCATTTGTAAAAATAAAAACATAAAAAAGCATAAGGGGAATTATGAAAATAAGTATGGTAAGAAGTTTGAAAAGTACTGTGAATAGCATGAAGAAAAGAAAATATTTAAAAAGTATAATAATTGGAATAGTTACAGGCTTTATTAACGGCCTTTTTGGTTCAGGAGGAGGTACTATTGCTGTTCCGGCAATGGTCATGTTGCTTGGTTCTGATGAACATAAAGCTCACGCTACGGCAATATCCGTTATTCTTCCTTTAACAATAATCAGCGCATTTTTTTATATCAACAATAGATATGTGGATTGGGATATTACCTGGAAAGTAATATTAGGAGGTATAGTCGGAGGGTATGTGGGGGCAAAATTACTAAATATTTGTCCGGAAAACATTTTAAGGCGAATATTTGCAAGTTTCATGATTTTTGCCGCCATAAGAATGATGTGGAGGAATTAATTGTGATTCTTTTTTTTATAGGCCTTTTAGCGGGAATAATTAGCGGTATGGGAATTGGCGGGGGGACAATTTTAATACCGGCCCTGGTTTTATTTATTAAATCTGAACAACATGTGGCCCAAAGTGTAAATTTAATATATTTTGTTCCTACAGCCATCATAGCCTTGATTATCCATATAAAAAATAAGAAGGTCGATTTTAAAATGGCCCTGCCGATCATTATTTCGGGTATTTTTGGTGCAGCTTTGGGATCTTGGCTGGCTGCAAGCTTTTCAAGCAGTGCTTTAAAAAAATTGTTTGCATTATTTTTATTCATAATGGGTATATATGAAATGTTTAGAAAGACCCGTTAATACCCGACAAATTTAAAAAAATATTGACAAATATTGTACCATACTATATAAAGAATATAGTTAATAAGTTAACCCTCGGAGGAAAAAATATGAAAAACTATTATACTGTACAAACAAAATTTTATGGAAAAACTGCACCAGACAAGTTATTAAAAGAATTCGGCAGCCCACTTTATGTTTATAATGAAGCAATTCTCCGTGAAAGGTGCCGCGAAATGGCAAACCTGATACCTTATCCTCACTTTAAATCAAATTATTCTATTAAGGCCAACTCTAATTTGGAATTACTAAAAATAGCACGTGATGAAGGACTTCATGCAGATGCTATGTCGCCGGGAGAAATATATGTTCTGATGAAGGCAGGTTTTAAACCTGAAGAAATTTTTTATGTATCCAACAATGTGTCGGAAGAAGAAATGAAATTCGCCATTGAAAAAGGCATTATTACCAGTGTTGATTCATTGTCACAATTAGAAATGTATGGAAGGATAAATCCTGGAGGAAAGGTTGCAGTACGTTTTAATCCAGGAGTAGGTGCCGGTCACCATGCAAAAGTGGTAACCGGAGGAAAAAAGACAAAGTTCGGGGTTAATCTTGACCTTATAGAGGATGTAAAGAGGATTTTAAAGAAATATGGTCTTAAGCTTGTTGGTATAAACCAGCATATCGGCTCTCTTTTTATGGAAGGTGATTCCTATATTGAAGGGGTCAAATCGGTCCTTTCAGTGGCAAAGTATTTCGATGATATTGAGTTTGTTGATTTTGGCGGCGGTTTTGGCATACCTTACCGCAAACAGGAAGGACAATCCAGGCTTGACTTGAATGACCTTGGGAAAAAACTTGGCCAAATAGTCCTGGATTGGACAAAAGAATATGGCAGGGACATAACTATAAAAATTGAGCCGGGAAGGTATATTGTCGCCGAATGCGGGGTATTATTAGGCACAGTATATACTGTTAAGAAGAATTATGGGGATACTTATATAGGTACT from Bacillota bacterium encodes the following:
- a CDS encoding alpha-L-fucosidase; translation: MNIPKPDPTPGDTTWFTHDRFGLFIHWGLYALPARHEWVKKHEKMDTQTYEKYFKHFDPDLYDPELWAKAASNAGMKYFVVTTKHHEGFCLWDSKLTDYKAPNTPAGKDLLRPMVEAFRKQNMKVGFYHSLLDWHHPHYTVDVCHPMSENEAYIAADKNRDLSKYIEYLHGQVKELLTEYGKIDIMWFDFSISPSERFPGKGKEVWQSEKLIEMVRNLQPGILINDRLQIDQDIKTPEQFVPREWVKVNGKPVIWEACHTFSGSWGYHRDEESWKSVDMLVKMLIDTVSKGGNLLLNVGPTGRGEFDERALDRLAGMGEWMKRHNRSIYGCTQAPKEFKCPPDCRFTYNPEKNRLYLHVFSWPFKHIHLDGMAEKVEYAQLLNDASEIKMITQRHVSSHAGDSDSGESTLTLEIPVKKPNVTVPVIELFLK
- a CDS encoding sulfite exporter TauE/SafE family protein — encoded protein: MILFFIGLLAGIISGMGIGGGTILIPALVLFIKSEQHVAQSVNLIYFVPTAIIALIIHIKNKKVDFKMALPIIISGIFGAALGSWLAASFSSSALKKLFALFLFIMGIYEMFRKTR
- a CDS encoding sulfite exporter TauE/SafE family protein, translating into MVRSLKSTVNSMKKRKYLKSIIIGIVTGFINGLFGSGGGTIAVPAMVMLLGSDEHKAHATAISVILPLTIISAFFYINNRYVDWDITWKVILGGIVGGYVGAKLLNICPENILRRIFASFMIFAAIRMMWRN
- the clpB gene encoding ATP-dependent chaperone ClpB; this translates as MNIDKFTEKGQQALAAAQEIALRYGHQQVDGEHIHLALLNQEDGLIPKLISVMGENAALITNDVQKEVERIPKVFGTSTSSLYATRRFNEIILHAEDEAKKFKDEYVGVEHIYLALLRERSTPSEYIFKRYNISRERFLSALNKVRSNQRITSRNPEEMYEALKKYGRELVELARKGKLDPVIGRDAEIRRVIRILSRRTKNNPVLIGEPGVGKTAVVEGLAQRILKGDVPEGLKNKRIFALDMGALIAGAKYRGEFEERLKAVLNEIQSSQGEIIMFIDELHNIVGAGRTEGAMDAGNILKPMLARGELRCIGATTLDEYRKYIEKDAALERRFQPVLVDQPSVEDTVSILRGLKERFEIHHGVRIADSAIIAASVLSNKYISDRFLPDKAIDLMDEAAAMIRTEIDSMPAELDEISRKIMQLEIEQEALKKENDRQSLERLKNLEKELAELREEANGMKAQWQMEKQNIERIKEIKQQIEDVKRQIEEAERRYDLNELAVLKHGKLPELQKRLEEEKKKQEAYGEKQLVKEEVTEEEIAEIVSKWTGIPVTKLMENERDKLLNLDKILHKRVVGQDDAVSAVSDAVLRARSGLKDPRKPIGSFIFLGPTGVGKTELARALSEALFDTEESMVRIDMSEYMEKHAVARLIGAPPGYVGYEEGGQLTEAVRRKPYCVILFDEIEKAHPEVFNILLQLLDDGRLTDSQGRTVNFKNTVIIMTSNIGSHHLIQGVNDKGEINENVRELVMNELRMKFKPEFLNRVDEIVMFKPLVKDEVIKIIELSLHEIQRRLNHKNIKLSITDRTKQFIADEAYSPIFGARPIKRYLQKHVETEIGKMIIKGTLEENATAIIDVEDGKITISAV
- the lysA gene encoding diaminopimelate decarboxylase, producing MKNYYTVQTKFYGKTAPDKLLKEFGSPLYVYNEAILRERCREMANLIPYPHFKSNYSIKANSNLELLKIARDEGLHADAMSPGEIYVLMKAGFKPEEIFYVSNNVSEEEMKFAIEKGIITSVDSLSQLEMYGRINPGGKVAVRFNPGVGAGHHAKVVTGGKKTKFGVNLDLIEDVKRILKKYGLKLVGINQHIGSLFMEGDSYIEGVKSVLSVAKYFDDIEFVDFGGGFGIPYRKQEGQSRLDLNDLGKKLGQIVLDWTKEYGRDITIKIEPGRYIVAECGVLLGTVYTVKKNYGDTYIGTDLGFNTLMRPVMYDSYHEIEVYKNGKPANTSELEVVNIVGNICESGDIMAKERMLPKIEEGDIIGVMDAGAYGYSMASNYNNRLRPAEVLIKLDGTPKLIRRRDTLEDLIKNFEL
- a CDS encoding DnaJ domain-containing protein — its product is MEYKDYYKILGVDKNASQNEIKKAYRKLAKQYHPDAHPGDKKAEEKFKEINEAYEVLGDEEKRKKYDTLGQGFNFQHGYNFDPSQFGFGKNVRYEYRTGTNNDFSDFFNMFFGADSFDLSDILRGFGKGTGYSRQYPIDGDDIEANITITPEEGFKGLEKRITVKANGTEKTISFRIPAGIKQGEKIKLAGQGNPGINGGRKGDLYLNVNFQASKKFELDGMDLLSTIDLYPWDAALGTETYFETIDGKIYVKIPPGVQSDSKIRISGQGYRDRKGLRGDLLLRVRIVNPGILTNEEKELYRKLRDIQRKK